DNA from Bacteroidota bacterium:
GCGACGGATCCTTGTCTTCTTGCTAACATGCTTTCTGCTTCCCAGTTGTATCTGGAAGACGGCAAGCGCGCAGGAGAATGCCACGACTCGGCAACCGACGATCGAGTTGCATGGCTATGTCAAATCCCTGAGCGCAATACAATTCCAGAGCACTCTGGACTCCGCCATATCGAGTGCAATCATTCACAACCGCTTGACTTGCTCGCTGAATATCTCGAATGCACTTACTGGGCATCTCGAGGTTCGAAATAGAATATTCTATGGCGAGGATGTCAAACTAATGCCTGGATTCGGCAACGCGATTGCGGATGATCCTGGATATCTCAACCTATCTGTTTTATGGGTCGATGCGCGGGCAGTCGTAGTTAACTCTATTGCTGACCGAGCCTATGTCAAGTATGATGACGGCTCCTGGGACTTTCGACTTGGCCGGCAGCGGATCAACTGGGGAATCAACACGATATGGAATCCGAACGATCTCTTTAACGCCTATAACTTCCTCGATTTCGACTATGAGGAACGACCGGGTACTGATGCCATTCGGGCGCAATACTCGCTCGGCACGAACGCAAGTGCGGAAGCGGATTTCGCGCCGTCACGAATTGCCAACAATGCCGTGGCCGCGGCCTTGATTCGCTGGAATGTCTCCGGCTATGATCTACAAGTCCTTGCGGGAATGTACCGGACCGACTTCGTTGCAGGCTTCGGATGGGCTGGTAGTATTGCAGAAGCGGGCTTCAAGGGCGAACTGAGTTACTTTCATCCAAGAAGCCAGTCACTTGACAGCACGGACGCCTTTGAAGCTTCGCTAACACTCGATCACACGCTTGGGCAATACTATCTGGTACTCTCTGGCCTCTATAATAGTCTGGCTTCAAATGCGCCTGAGGATTTCTCACTCTTATCATCGAGAGCACTATCGCCGAAGAACCTCATGCCTTTTCGATATACAGTGTATGCGAGCGGTTTGCATAGCTTTTCTCCGCTCGTCTCCGCGAGTGTTGCCCTCATCTATTCTCCGAGGTTCAATAGTACAATCTTCTTCCCGATGCTTACCTATTCTCTGGCACAGGATGTTGACGCCGATCTGGTTGCCGAATCGTATTTCAACGATGCCTCGGGAGCATTCCGTACAAGTGGAAATGCGTTGTTTCTTCGTATCCGACTGAGTTTCTGAGAACGTCCGAAGTGGCGAAGCCATACACTCTGACCGCCAAAGACTCACTCCCTTCGCTTAAGACAAATCCGGGTCGTATTTTTGTAGAGCAATGACAGGGCATGAGCTACACTATATTACCGAGGCCATAGTAATCGGCGAGCACACTCTGCAGGTCGTATTTGAAGATGGCTTCTCACGGGAAATCAATCTCAGCCCGGTACTTGCCGGCAGGCTCCTTGGCCCATTAAACGACCCGGCGTTTTTCAAACGCGTAAGGCTCAACACGAAATATGGCAGCCTGGAGTGGCCGAATGGCGCGGACTTCGATCCCGAACTATTGTATCATTGGGATCGCTACTTCCCCGCGCTGAAAGAAGCCGCCGATCAATGGAACCATCGCGAACGAAATGGAGGATAGCTCTGCCGCTGGTTCACGCCGCAACTGGCTGAATTTCAAATCCAGCTTCTGTCACCGCTTTCACAATCTCCGCGGCAGAAAGCTGTTCTCCGGTGACGGTCAGCAATCTCGCTGGCGTCGAAGTATCGACCTTCCACTCCTTGACACTTGGTACTGAGTTAAGGTGCGGCGTCACACTGGCAATGCATCCAGCACAATTGATTGATGTCTTGAATTGAAGTGTTTCCATATTTTCTTGTTCGGAATTAGAGTGATAAACGTTTCAAACGCAAGCTGTTGCTGACCACCGAAACAGAACTGAGCGCCATTGCGGCCCCGGCGATCATCGGGCTCAGAATGTATCCTGTAAAGGGATACAGAACTCCCGCCGCGATTGGAATGCCAATCACATTATAAATGAAGGCCCAGAAAAGATTTTGTTTGACGGTGCGCACCGTTGCACGTGAAAGCTTCATTGCCTTTGGTACTTGTCGCAGATCGGACGAGATGATCGTCATGTGGGCAACTTCCATCGCGATGTCTGTACCTGCGCCCATGGCAATCCCGACATCCGCTTGCGCTAGCGCTTCGGAATCGTTGATCCCATCACCGATCACAGCCACGATGTGGCCTTTCTTCTGAAGCGTCCGAACATAATCTCCTTTTTCGTTGGGCAGGAGTTCTGCTTCGAACTGGTCCACACCAGTCGTCTTGGCAACAATCTTCCCGCTTCGTTTGGAGTCTCCGGTCAACATAACGGTCACAATACCGAGGTCGCGCAGACTCTGAATCGCCTCCCGCGAGCCGACCTTAATCGGATCTCCAATGCTGATTGTCGCGAGCACCTGATGCTTTGTGAAGAAGTAGATGATAGTGTCTCCAGCCTCTTCTTCGGCACGCATTCTTGACTGCATCGCCATCGGGATGTGCATTCCGAGCGATTCCAGCAGACGAGCGCTTCCAACGTAAAACAACTCATTATCCATTCGTCCCTGCACTCCTCTGCCCGCCAGCGCTTCGAACTCGGTCAGAACGAGTGGCGCTGATTGGCCTTCCTTAGTAAAGTGCCGGGCGACCGCTTCTGCCAATGGATGTTCCGAGGCGCGTTCGAGTGCATAAAGGATCGCCGCATATTTTTCAATCTCTGTGATCTCTTCGGCCCAAATTAAGCTCGTAACGGTAGGCTTTCCTTCGGTGATTGTTCCGGTCTTATCCAGCACGACCGTATCAATCTTGTGGGTGATTTCCAAGCTCTGCGCATCGCGTATCAGAATCCCATTGTCAGCCGCCTTACCCATGCTGACAATCAACGCAGTCGGAGTCGCAAGTCCGAGCGCACAAGGACAGGCGATAATTAAGACCGTTACGGATGCCAGCAGCGCCTGTGGTATAAATGAAGTCCCGCTCAATAGCATCCATGCAGCGAAAGTCACAAATGAAATCCCAATGACGACGGGGACGAAAATGCCCGCAATCGTATCGACGAGTTTTTCGACGGGCGCTTTACTGCCTTGCGCTTGCTCAACTCGTCGGATGATCTGAGCGAGCATCGTTGTACTACCGACGGCCTGGGCATCGAGCGTGAGACTCCCCCGCTGATTCAGTGTGCCAGCGAATACTTTGCTTCCAGGCTGCTTCGCAACGGCAACGGGCTCTCCGGTAAGCATCGATTCGTCAACATAAGACGAGCCGCTGGTGACGATACCATCAACGGGTACCCTCTCCCCAGGCCTGATCACCACGGTGTCGTGCATCTGCACTGCTGCGACATGCACGTCCGTCTCTATCCCATTTCGTATGATGCGTACGGTGGCGGGCTGAAGTCCGATCAACTTTTTTAATGCATCGGAGGTCCGATCCTTCGCTCGGTGCTCCAGCAATGAGCCGAGTGAAATGAACGCAATAACCACAGCGGCAGACTCGAAGTAAATCGGCGGCCCCATCGACGACATGCCGTCAGAGAATAGCGTCGGCACGATGGTATTGACCATACTAAATGTAAACGCGATCCCCGTACTCAGCGCGACGAGCGTATCCATATTAGCATGGAAATGCCGAGCTTGGTTTATTGCGTTGACAAAGTACCGCCGACCAAACCAGAATACGACCGGAGCGGCAAGAGCAAGTTCAATCCATTTCGCAAGCCACCAACCCGGCGCGAACATCGCCAGGAAGACAACCGGTATTGAGAACAGAAAGGCAAAAATGGTATTGGTCTTGAGCTTCCGATAGGACGCTTCCTGCAACTCAGCGAGACTCGTATTATCGGGCTCGGCCTCGAGCAATAAATCATAGCCGGCGTTCCTGACACTGCGTTGCACTTCAACCAGACTCAACAAACGCGGTTGATACCGGATCAGGGCCGATTGATTCGCGAAATTTACATTGGCATCCTCCACTCCGGGCAGGGCATGTAGTGTCTTCTCGACACTGATGGCACACGATGCACAGGACATTCCAGTTACGGGGACTGTGATGGTAAGCGGAGAACTCGTACCCGCTCGACGCGACAGATTCTCAGCCACGGGAGTCCCTACCTGCTCTGGAGTCACTCTATTCATAACGGTGGTAGACCAACCACCATTATAACGAAAAACTTGGCCAAAGGATACGCCAGGCCATTATTAGTTAATAACGACCCAGTAAATGCTCAATAACCCGGAAACTCCTCGAAGCGAACATTGTCCTCGTCGGCACCAGCTTCGGCCAGCATCTTGCGCATCGCCGAAACGAATCCCGGAGGGCCAGCAAGATAAAATATCGGTGTCGCAAGATCAATCACATGCCGCTCGATCATGTCTTTGGTTATGAAACCATGATCTCCATGCCACTTCTGCTCCGATTTCTCCATCGCTGTCATCGTTGGAACGTAGTGGAAATTCGGATCGGAATGATCGAGCGCCATCAGCGTGTCAAGAAAGGGAGCATCTTCTGGAGTATTATTGGAGTGAAATAGAAAGAGCTGGTGCTGCAACCGCTTGTGCAAGGCATCCTTGACAATACTCATAAATGGAGTAATACCAATGCCTCCGGCCAAGAATACCGCCGGCTTAGAAGCGTTCTTATGCAGAGTAAATGACCCATATGGTCCGTCCCACGATAGTTCTGTGCCTGCAGGTGCGCTTCCAATGGTCCGCTTGAAAGCAGTATCACGCATCCGCGTGGCGAATTCGAGCTCCGGCTCGTGCGGAGCGCTGACGAGGGAAAAGGTCCGAACCGGCCCTTCTGCATCCATGTCTTTTGGCTCGATCAAGGTGAGATCGATCGTCTGACCAGCTTCATATTCAAATCCATTGGGCCGATCGAGATGAAACGCCCGTGTGCCATTCGCTATTAGGTCGCTGCCTAGAATCTTTAGTCGTTTGTCTGCCATATGTATTCCTCGTACAAAAATAGCTGATTCTGGAGTGATGATTTCCAAAATGCCCTTGCCTTCCTGAGTGTTCTACCCACATGAGACACATTCCTGGACCAACCGCATTCGATAAAGTCAATCAAATTAGATAACTCATAGACCATGCGCCTCTATTTCATTGGAATCTGTGGTACGGCGATGGGCAATGGCGCGCTGCTATTACGCGCTCTTGGCCACGAAGTCAGCGGCTCGGATGATAGCATCTATCCTCCCATGTCCTTGTTGCTCGCCGAGCAGGGGATAACGATGCTTCCTGGTTATCGAACTGAGAACCTCAATCCCGCGCCGGATCTGGTTATAATCGGCAACGCGATGTCGCGCGGGAATATCGAAGTCGAGACGGTGCTTGACCGGCGGTTGCCGTTCACGTCCCTGCCGGAATTGCTCAAGCGAGAGGTTATCCAGGGAAAAACCTCTGTTGTTGTGACCGGGACACACGGCAAATCGACGACATCTTCGCTCATGGCATGGACCCTCGAATCTGCCGGGCGCCGGCCAACTTTCCTGATTGGCGGGATTCCTGAAAATTTCGGACAGGGCTATCA
Protein-coding regions in this window:
- a CDS encoding DUF2442 domain-containing protein, coding for MTGHELHYITEAIVIGEHTLQVVFEDGFSREINLSPVLAGRLLGPLNDPAFFKRVRLNTKYGSLEWPNGADFDPELLYHWDRYFPALKEAADQWNHRERNGG
- a CDS encoding heavy-metal-associated domain-containing protein, with protein sequence METLQFKTSINCAGCIASVTPHLNSVPSVKEWKVDTSTPARLLTVTGEQLSAAEIVKAVTEAGFEIQPVAA
- a CDS encoding heavy metal translocating P-type ATPase, producing the protein MAENLSRRAGTSSPLTITVPVTGMSCASCAISVEKTLHALPGVEDANVNFANQSALIRYQPRLLSLVEVQRSVRNAGYDLLLEAEPDNTSLAELQEASYRKLKTNTIFAFLFSIPVVFLAMFAPGWWLAKWIELALAAPVVFWFGRRYFVNAINQARHFHANMDTLVALSTGIAFTFSMVNTIVPTLFSDGMSSMGPPIYFESAAVVIAFISLGSLLEHRAKDRTSDALKKLIGLQPATVRIIRNGIETDVHVAAVQMHDTVVIRPGERVPVDGIVTSGSSYVDESMLTGEPVAVAKQPGSKVFAGTLNQRGSLTLDAQAVGSTTMLAQIIRRVEQAQGSKAPVEKLVDTIAGIFVPVVIGISFVTFAAWMLLSGTSFIPQALLASVTVLIIACPCALGLATPTALIVSMGKAADNGILIRDAQSLEITHKIDTVVLDKTGTITEGKPTVTSLIWAEEITEIEKYAAILYALERASEHPLAEAVARHFTKEGQSAPLVLTEFEALAGRGVQGRMDNELFYVGSARLLESLGMHIPMAMQSRMRAEEEAGDTIIYFFTKHQVLATISIGDPIKVGSREAIQSLRDLGIVTVMLTGDSKRSGKIVAKTTGVDQFEAELLPNEKGDYVRTLQKKGHIVAVIGDGINDSEALAQADVGIAMGAGTDIAMEVAHMTIISSDLRQVPKAMKLSRATVRTVKQNLFWAFIYNVIGIPIAAGVLYPFTGYILSPMIAGAAMALSSVSVVSNSLRLKRLSL
- a CDS encoding FAD-dependent oxidoreductase, with protein sequence MADKRLKILGSDLIANGTRAFHLDRPNGFEYEAGQTIDLTLIEPKDMDAEGPVRTFSLVSAPHEPELEFATRMRDTAFKRTIGSAPAGTELSWDGPYGSFTLHKNASKPAVFLAGGIGITPFMSIVKDALHKRLQHQLFLFHSNNTPEDAPFLDTLMALDHSDPNFHYVPTMTAMEKSEQKWHGDHGFITKDMIERHVIDLATPIFYLAGPPGFVSAMRKMLAEAGADEDNVRFEEFPGY